In Mucilaginibacter celer, one DNA window encodes the following:
- a CDS encoding DUF892 family protein: MENTEKSLDVINDLIKINNDRAAGFEKAGKDLKEDENSLTAVFSKLADESRRNVTELTSLAYQFGGEAAEGTSTSGDLHRAWIDIKSTFTGSDLTAILNECERGEDAAKAAYKDALDPENELNPQLQQVLLAQQQGIVEGHDLVKSLRNQSETDVDDNNDLDDEYVAAEPSYEGAAGEYQTQAAYNAPESETVIPDDEWEEEQAEGTGESKLMEFFVNELKDLYWAENKLVDTLPEMAEAATSAELKDAFEQHLTETEEHVARLEQIFGILGLEPDSRKCEAMAGIVDEGDEIISATEEGTAQRDVGLIFAGQKAEHYEIASYGGMIALAKTLGYYDVADLLVLTLDEEKTADALLTEIAENQANFAASNEPAED; this comes from the coding sequence ATGGAAAACACAGAAAAATCACTTGATGTAATCAACGATCTCATTAAAATTAACAATGACCGTGCCGCCGGTTTTGAAAAAGCAGGCAAAGATTTGAAAGAAGATGAAAACAGCCTGACAGCGGTATTCAGCAAATTAGCAGACGAAAGCCGCCGTAATGTTACGGAGCTTACCAGCCTGGCGTATCAATTTGGAGGCGAAGCAGCTGAAGGTACCAGTACATCCGGCGATTTGCACCGCGCCTGGATTGATATCAAATCAACATTTACAGGCAGCGATCTTACCGCGATCCTTAACGAATGCGAGCGCGGAGAAGATGCCGCCAAAGCTGCATATAAAGATGCATTGGATCCGGAAAACGAATTAAACCCGCAACTGCAACAAGTGTTATTAGCACAGCAGCAGGGAATTGTTGAAGGGCATGATCTGGTGAAATCTCTTCGTAACCAATCTGAAACAGATGTCGATGATAACAACGATTTAGATGATGAATATGTAGCCGCCGAACCTTCGTACGAGGGAGCAGCCGGTGAATACCAAACTCAGGCCGCTTACAACGCTCCGGAATCAGAAACCGTAATTCCTGATGATGAGTGGGAAGAGGAACAGGCTGAGGGTACCGGCGAATCCAAACTGATGGAGTTTTTTGTGAACGAATTGAAAGATTTGTATTGGGCGGAAAACAAGCTGGTGGATACCTTACCGGAAATGGCCGAAGCCGCCACTTCTGCCGAACTCAAAGATGCTTTTGAACAACATCTTACAGAAACAGAAGAGCATGTTGCCCGCCTGGAACAGATTTTTGGCATTTTAGGTTTAGAACCAGATAGTCGTAAATGTGAAGCCATGGCAGGTATTGTTGATGAAGGCGATGAGATCATCAGTGCTACAGAAGAAGGCACAGCACAACGTGATGTAGGCCTGATTTTCGCCGGCCAAAAAGCGGAGCATTATGAGATCGCTTCGTATGGCGGCATGATAGCGTTAGCCAAAACCTTAGGATATTATGATGTTGCAGATTTATTGGTATTAACGCTTGATGAAGAAAAAACAGCGGACGCGCTGCTTACAGAGATCGCCGAGAACCAGGCAAACTTCGCGGCCAGCAACGAGCCTGCAGAAGATTAA
- a CDS encoding response regulator, which translates to MISTNRPARILLIEDSEMDRVIFNLMIKKMLDNPVIETCNNGITAISRLMELNSLGNDLLPDYIFLDLAMPLMDGWQFMEEYDRLDIDPTHKSKIYVLSSSVFKKDIVKSHLNPRIENFLSKPIDFGTIKNVFFSN; encoded by the coding sequence ATGATTTCAACAAATCGGCCAGCCCGCATTTTACTTATCGAAGATTCTGAGATGGATAGGGTAATATTCAATTTAATGATAAAAAAGATGCTTGATAACCCGGTAATCGAAACCTGCAATAACGGAATTACCGCAATCAGCAGGCTGATGGAGCTAAATTCGCTGGGGAATGATCTTTTGCCCGACTATATTTTTCTTGACCTGGCAATGCCGCTGATGGACGGATGGCAGTTTATGGAAGAATATGACAGGCTTGATATCGATCCAACACATAAAAGCAAGATCTACGTACTTTCATCCTCTGTTTTTAAGAAAGACATCGTCAAATCGCATTTAAACCCGCGGATAGAAAACTTTTTATCAAAACCAATTGATTTTGGAACGATCAAAAACGTTTTCTTTTCAAATTAA